One stretch of Priestia megaterium DNA includes these proteins:
- a CDS encoding DUF6678 family protein — MIAYNELQVTKGGFFISSYEYQSVMNNTKWQEIRNAMNDCPINTIWRTQDLKTKYISNWDGDWFYHFKGSYKNIEWLEIKVENLEEKDQVINILRTINIPGETKGDVIKVYGYVQNNNPIDYL; from the coding sequence ATGATTGCTTATAACGAACTTCAGGTAACTAAGGGAGGGTTTTTCATAAGTTCTTATGAATATCAATCAGTAATGAATAACACTAAATGGCAGGAAATTAGAAATGCAATGAACGATTGTCCTATAAATACAATTTGGAGAACACAGGATTTAAAAACTAAGTATATAAGTAATTGGGATGGAGATTGGTTTTATCATTTCAAAGGTAGCTATAAAAACATTGAGTGGTTAGAAATAAAGGTCGAAAATTTAGAAGAGAAGGATCAGGTGATAAATATACTTAGAACAATTAACATACCAGGAGAAACAAAAGGTGATGTTATAAAAGTTTATGGCTACGTTCAAAACAATAATCCTATAGATTATTTATAA
- a CDS encoding DUF3888 domain-containing protein, which produces MRQLLVATAFAIWLTGGGIGTTYTEAAPQPSIKQQHTDFYDAFLMLLNPYADKAIRTKYPDRSYSLWNADILSVKRVSGGFSNYDFIVKVKYDTFTGPHNPPEGSVVITFSVKDEVKVLKIEG; this is translated from the coding sequence ATGAGACAATTGCTAGTCGCTACGGCTTTTGCCATATGGTTAACAGGAGGAGGTATAGGTACCACATATACAGAAGCTGCTCCTCAACCGTCTATCAAGCAGCAGCATACAGATTTCTATGATGCCTTTTTGATGTTATTGAATCCCTATGCGGACAAAGCAATTCGGACGAAATACCCTGATCGTAGCTATAGTTTGTGGAATGCAGATATTTTGAGCGTGAAGCGTGTATCCGGTGGATTCTCAAACTATGATTTCATAGTGAAGGTGAAATATGATACGTTTACAGGTCCTCATAATCCACCTGAAGGATCTGTAGTTATCACATTTTCCGTAAAAGATGAGGTCAAGGTTCTGAAGATTGAAGGATAA
- a CDS encoding DUF4304 domain-containing protein, producing the protein MSVERDNMINSLRKNVIPTLRDRGFKGSFPHFYRKLENRVDLLMFQFSAWGGVLYVEVSKCSPEGHIDVSETFYTPSKVKVYNIDTAYRQRLGKEIDEMFKFNKDNTKVISLNVRESLKEGEEWWNSSANWWV; encoded by the coding sequence GTGTCTGTTGAAAGAGATAATATGATTAATTCTTTAAGAAAAAATGTTATTCCTACTTTGAGAGATCGTGGTTTTAAAGGTTCCTTTCCTCATTTTTATCGAAAACTGGAGAATCGTGTTGATTTGTTAATGTTTCAATTTAGTGCTTGGGGTGGAGTGCTCTACGTAGAGGTTTCTAAATGTTCTCCAGAAGGTCATATAGATGTATCTGAAACGTTTTATACACCTAGCAAGGTAAAGGTCTATAATATTGATACCGCCTATAGACAAAGGTTAGGAAAAGAAATAGATGAAATGTTTAAATTTAATAAAGATAACACAAAAGTGATTTCATTGAACGTGAGAGAATCATTGAAAGAAGGGGAAGAATGGTGGAATTCTTCTGCTAATTGGTGGGTTTAA